TTGGTGACCGGCCACCATGGGCTTCAGCGCTTCGCTGTCGTGGGTGTTGGCGGCGGAGACGCCGACGACGAGTGGCAGCCCGTTCTGATCCGACAGGACGTGCATCTTGGCACCCGGCTTGCCTCGGTCCACGGGGCTCGGGCCTGTGAGTTCGCCCCTTTTTTAGCCCTGACGTGGGCGGAGTCGAGGACGACGCGGGTCACGTCAACCAGGCCGGCGTCATCGAGCCGGTGCAGGACCGCCTCGTGCAGCCGCCCCCAGACGCCGGCCCGAGACCAGATCAGGAACCTGCGATGGACCGTTGACTTCGAACCCCCGAAGCACGGCGGCAGCGCACGCCAGGCACACCCGCTCACCAGCACGTACACCATCGCCGCGAACACCGTCTCATCAGGCGTGTTCACCGTCCCGCCGCCCTGCGGCCGCGCCCGGTCCAGCGGGATCAGCGGCCCCGCGATCTCCCACAACCCATCCGGAACAATCCAACTCCACGTGCCCCGCCCCATGCGAAGTCCAACGTGCGACTCACCACATAGGACACGGTCTAAGTCAGCCCGGTCTCCACCAGCACATCGGCCTGCGCCTTAGCCAGAAGGGACGCGACCTAGCCTCGCTCCTGTCCTAAGGCGCGCTGTGGGCATTGCTGTGGTCCGGGGGGATCCCGCTGGCGGCTGGCGGGACCGCGGTCCTGGCGGTGCGCACCTCCAGCCAGAACCTCACCGGGCTGGTCATGACGCTCAACCGGCTCTACGAGGAGTCGATGTACCTGGCCGACCTGGAAGCGTCTTATGACGTGGCCGAGCGTAACGCCATTACCCGGGGCGGCTCCCCGCTGCCCGGCGGGCCGGTCGAGGTCCGGTGCGAGGACGTGACCTTCTCCTGCTCCGGGGCGAAGAGCCCAGCACTGGAGAATGTGTCGCTGACGATCCCCGCGGGCAAGGTGGTCGCACTCGTCGGAGAGAACGGCTCGGGCAAGACCACCCTGTCCAAGCTCGTCGCTGGCCTTTACCTGCCCTCCGCGGGCCAGGTGTACTTCAACGAGGTCGAGATCTGTCAACGATCACGTAATTCCCCAGCTGATGCGGCTTGAGCGTCACGTAATTCCCCACCCCGCACGGTCACGTTATTCCCCATGGGGATGACGGAGGCGGAAAGCGGGTGTCCTGGCCATCGAAAAGGCGGACGCTGCCCCTCGACCAGTGGTTCGAGAAGGTCGGGGGCCAGCACCGGATGGCAAGGAGAACATTCACCGTGGTCGACATCACCGAGATTTACGTCCACTGGTATGCGGGCCGTTCCAAGAGCGAGCTGGCCACGTCGCTGGGAGTGGACCGCAAGACGGTCAGGAAGTACCTGGCCCCGGCGGAGGCCGCCGGAATCACCCCGGGCGGGCCGCCGAGGAGCCAGGCCGACTGGGCCAGGCTGATCAAAAGCTGGTTCCCCGAACTCGCCGAGTCCAGGCTCCGGCAGATCACCTGGCCGGAGATCGACAAACACCGCGACTACATCAAGAAAATGCTGGGGACGGTGACCGTCAGCACGATCCACCAGCGCCTTCGCGACGAGCACGGACTGGAGGCGTCGGTCTCCAGCTTCCGCCGCTGGGTCCATGCCACCCTGCCGGAAGAGACCCGAAGATCGCAGGTCACG
The window above is part of the Streptomyces syringium genome. Proteins encoded here:
- a CDS encoding ATP-binding cassette domain-containing protein, yielding MRTSSQNLTGLVMTLNRLYEESMYLADLEASYDVAERNAITRGGSPLPGGPVEVRCEDVTFSCSGAKSPALENVSLTIPAGKVVALVGENGSGKTTLSKLVAGLYLPSAGQVYFNEVEICQRSRNSPADAA